The nucleotide sequence GCACGCTGTAGTCTCGCTCGTTAACGCATTTCAAAACGCCCATCGCCATCCGCGGTGGGCGTTTTGCATTTTGGGTGCCATGAAACTGCTTACCTTTTTCTGTTCGTTGATGGTGGTAACGGGGGCATTCGCCGCGGAAGAAACCGCGCGGTCGTCCGACCTGCCCGCCGACGCACTCGTGCCTCAACGCAACATGTTGCACATCGGCATCGTGGTGAAAGACATGGATGCGACGTTGGCGCATTGGACCAAATTTCTCGGTTTGGCGGAAAAGCCGGCCACCATCGTCGCCACCGGCCATCATGCGAATCCGACGGTGTTCCGCGGAAAGCCGTCCGCCGCGAAGGTGCGGTTGGCTTTTATTCAGTTGGAGAACATTCAGGTGGAGCTGTTGTCCCCGCTCGACGACGAACCCAACCATTGGCAGGAATTTTTGGATACCAAGGGCGAGGGCGTGCACCACATGGCGTTTGCGGTGAAGGGACTGGGGGAGGCGTATGTGGATGCCTACGACGCCGCGGGTTTGCCGATTATCATGTCCGGTGGTTGGGACGGCGGAGAATACGGCTATGCCGACACGCATGACGCGCTGGGCGCCACGGTGGAACTGCTCGAACGTTACGGCGAGCCCTGATCGGAGGCTGGCGGAGTTCCCGGCGCGGCGGGGTTGACCTTCGCATGAAGCGTGTTCCGTGCCGCCTATTTCGTCCGATCGGTCTGAGTCGTCCGCAACTCCTGTTGCTTTGCGCCCTCGTCAGTGGGCTGAGAATTTCAGCTCAGAACGTGGACATTTACGAGGATGTGAGTGTGCCGGGACTACCGGGGCGGTTATACGTCCCGCCGGAGGCAATGAGTGGCGGGTCACCGCGGCCGCTCATCGTGGCACTGCATGGCGGAGGGGCGATTGGCACGGACAATCGGTCCAATGTCGTCGATTTTTGGAATCTGTTGGCGGTGGCGCAGAAACGTGGAGCTTTTCTTTACGCTCCCCAAGCGACCGCCACCTGGCGGTCGGCTGAAAGTCATGCGCGGGTGCTCGCGCAGGTGCAGGTAATCATGGCCAACCGGGAGGTGGATGCGGATCGGGTTTACCTTACCGGATTTTCCATGGGCGGCGGCGGGGTGTGGAATCTATTGGTCGCGCAGGCGGAGACTTTTGCGGCGGCGGTTCCGATCTGCGGGGTCACGCCCGCCACCGGGTTCACGCCGGCGGCGATGCGAGGCGTGCCGCTGTGGGTGTTTCACGCCCGGGATGACCCCGTTGTTTCCGTCGGGACCAGCCGAGCCGTGGTCAATTCGATCTTGGTCGAGCATGGCCAGGTCGTGCCCTCGTATCCGACTGCACGCACGGGGGATTTTGAAATAGTGGAGACGGCTTCGAACTTGCGCTACACGGAATGGGCGTCCGGCGGGCACGGCATCTGGAATGCCGTCTACGCTCATGCGGCACTCGCCGAGTGGATGTTCGCACAATCCCAATCAGGCGATGTCACGGTCGCGCGCGGACCACGCATCGTCCGACATCCCGTGAGTGTGGTGGCGACAGTGGGAGACGATGTGACATTCACGATTGAGGCTCAGGCTCGATCCGGCCCGCTGGCCGTAACGTGGTGGCGGGAGGACGCAATTGTGCCGGGGGAACACGATCTCGAACTCAATTTACAGCAGCTCAACCAAACCCAGGCGGGCGTGTATCGGGCGCGGTTGAGCGACGATACCGGCGAAGTCTGGACGTGGCCGGCCGAGTTGAAATTCGGCGATACCGAACCGGGGGCCATTCTCAATGTATCCATGCGCGGCACGTTGGCTGAGACGGCCCCGAAACTGACGGCCGGTTTCGTGATAGGCGGATCGGCTCCGGGTCGAGTGTTGGTGCGAGCGGTGGGGCCGGGGTTGGTCGAACACGGCGTAGCGGACGTGGTCGAGGACCCGGAACTTGCGGTTTTCTGGCATCGCGACGGCGGGGCTGAGCAATTCGCGATCAATGATGATTGGTCGGCCGAGCCCTTGGTCACGGCTTCATTGGTCAGCGCCATGGCGCAAGTGGGGGCCTTTCCTTTGACGCCCGGAAGTCGGGACGCGGCGTTGGTGGTCGATCTCCCGGCAGGGGTGTTTTCCGTGCAGGCGCGTGGCCGAACGGCCGACGCCGGGGACGTGCTGATCGAAATCTACGAACTGCGCTGACGCACCAGCTCGGCGGTGGCGTGCGCACACGCGGCAATGCGCTCGACGATCTGAGGGTTGCCGATGGCGCCAGCGGCAAAATCACCGGGCACGGCGTAGACGAACCGGGGCACGATCACACAGCGAAAATCCAGCATCAGGCTGTTGGCCAGCGCCATGATCGACATGTAGGAGGAGGCCCCTCCGGCGGCATTGAGGAAGGCCACGGTTTTGTTCTCCCAAGCCGCCTTGCCTGTGAGCTCGATGAGATTCTTGAGCACGGCGTTGACGTCGTAGTTGTAAATCGGAGACGCGATAATCACGCCGTCGGCGGCGGAGATTTTGGCGCTGACCAACGCCACATTGGGATCGCCGTAGGCCGCGCCACCGTCGCAAAGCGGAAGCGGAGAGTCGCGCAGATCCAGAAACTCGACCTCGATGTTGTCGGTTTGCAAAGCCGAGAGAGCGGCTTGTGCGAGGAGTCGGCTTTTGCTGCCCGGATTGAGGCTGGCGGAGATAATGAGGAGACCCATGCCGTTCACCATTGGGAACTTTGGCGGTGGCGCAATTCCTCGTGCGGTAGATTTTCCCGCGGTCTCAGTCGGAGGGCGGTGAAAGTTTGAATACGCGCAGCAGATAGTAGAGCGCGGGGAAGATCAATCCACTGCCCACCACCAGCGCGATCAAGAGTTGCGTGAGAGTGGCGGGTGGCGCGGCGACATCATGGAAGCGAACCGGCCCCGTCACGGTGGTGACGGCGCGCGGCACATAGAGCAAATACCAGCCGCCGAGGATGAGTGCGACCTGACCGGCCGCCATGGTTCGCACGAGCAGCGTGCGGCGTCGATTGACGAAGTTCCACAGCAGGACGAGCAACCCGGTGGCCGCTGCGACCAGCACCCAGATCGCGGGAGTTTGGGTCACGGCGTTGAAGAGGTTTTCCCGTTCGTAAAATGAACTGAGGAACACGGCCCCGCCGGCGAGCACCACGGCAATGTTAGCCCGAATGGCGGCGCGGGTGAACCGCCGACGCAACGCCGGATCCTCGGTTTCCCCGATCAGGAAGACCGAGGCGAGGAATACGAAAATACAGGTGACGAACCCGGCCACCGCCATGGGATACCAGCCCCACCACGGAGCGAAGTAAGCCGACCAAACACTCCGCGCTTCCGGGTCGATGATGCCCCGATGCAGGCTGGCCGCGATCGTGCCCAGCCACCACGACGTCCACAAACTGGAGAGCCCGAACAACCAGGTGTAAACCCGCTGCGAACGCGGAGACTGCACCGCGTCGTAGTGTCGAAACGTGAACGCGCAACCGCGCACGACAATGCCTCCGAGCAGCGCCAGCATTGGCACGTGCAGCGACACCATCAGCGTGGTGAAGAGCGGCGGAAATCCCATGAACAGAATCACGACCACCAAAATCAGCCACATGTGGTTCGCCTCCCACACCGGTCCCATGGCGGCATTGACGGCGCGTTTTTGGGCATCACGCAATTCGCCAGCGGGCAACAGCTCGAGGATGCCCGCGCCAAAATCGGATCCGCCCAGGGTGATGTAGAGCAGCAGGCATGCCCCGATGATAACGATGAGCAGATCAACCATGATGTTCGGCGGCGGATGATTGCAGCGTCTGCATCTGTCGTCGCAACAGCCAGACCGTGGCCGCGGCGAGCGTCAGATACATGACGAGAAACAGGGCGAAGTGCCACACCATGCCCGGCACCGGCGTCACGGCATCGGCCGTCCGCATGACTTCGTAGATGATCCAGGGCTGGCGCCCGACCTCCGTCACCACCCAGCCGGCTTCGATCGCGATCACTCCCAAGGGAATGCAGCCCACCAACGTGCGCAAAAACCAGCGTGGGTAACGTTGGCGGCGTCGATACCAGAAATAGAGCAGCCCCAGCCCGGCCATGAGCATGCCGATTCCCACCATGACCTGAAACGCGATGTGCACGATCACCACCGGTGGCCAGTCTTCGCGGGGAAACTGGTCGAGACCGATGACTTCGGCGTCAATATCGTTGTGGGCCAACAGACTCAGCAGGCCGGGCACCGGGATGCCGTAGTCGACGCGTTGTGCTTCCACATCGGGAATGCCGCCAATGTAGAGCGGCACGCGGCGGGACGTCTCAAAGTGCGCTTCCATGGCTGCGAGTTTGGCCGGTTGAAAGTGAGCCACCTGATGCGCGGCCAAATGCCCGGCGAAGGGCTGCAGGATCGCGGCGGTCGCGCCAAACGCCATGGCGATGGTAAACGCCTTGCGGTTCAGATCCGGCGCCCGACCGCGCAATAACAGCGACGCGTGGATGCCGCCCACGGCAAACCCCACGGCCTGCACGGCGGCGAGCTGCATGTGCAGACTTTGATGCAGCCACGCGCGGTTGAACATGGCGGCGACAGGGTCGATGTTAACGGCCTCGCCATTGACCCAGTCGAAACCGGCCGGCGAGTTCATCCACGCGTTGGCCGCCACCACGAAAATGCCTGAGATGAAACCTGAAATGCCGACCATTAACCCAGTGGCCCAGTGCGCCCAGCGATTCATGCGTTTCCAACCGTAGAGGAACAGTCCGATTGCGATGGCTTCGATGAAGAAGGCGGTGCCTTCCCACGAAAACGGCATGCCGATGATCGCGCCCGCATGCTCCATGAAACCGGGCCACAGCAATCCGAGCTCAAACGACAATACCGTCCCGGAAACCGCGCCAACCGCGAAGAGAATGGCGACGCCTTTCATCCACGTCTTGGTCAACGCCAGGTAAACCGGATCACCCGTGCGCAAATGCAGGTAGTGCGCGGTCGACATGAGGAACGGCATCGTCATGCCGATGGCGGCGAAGATGATGTGAAACCCCAACGAGAATGCCATGGTGGCGCGGGCGGCTTCGAGATTGTCCATGCCGACCGGAACGTTGGTTATCCCGGTGGCCGGGCGCAAGTGATCAGCGGATCGATCCGCCAGACAGTAGCACGATTTCGCGGCCCGAATCAGGCGGCTACTCGTAGCGCAGCGCGTCGATGGGGTCGAGCATGGCGGCTTTGCGCGCCGGATAAAATCCGAAGAAGATACCGATGGCGGCGCTGACACTCAGCGCGATGACGATGGCCGGAACCGAAATCAACACGGGCCATTTCAAGGTGTCAGCGACGATTTGCGATGCACCCACGCCCAGCGAAACGCCCAATGCGCCGCCGAGCACGCTGAGGAACACGGCTTCAAAAAGGAACTGCGCCAGCACGTCGGTGCTGTGGGCGCCGACCGCGAGGCGGATTCCGATCTCGCGGGTGCGCTCGGTCACACTCACGAGCATGATATTCATAATCCCGATACCACCCACCAGCAACGAAACGCCGGCAATGGCACCGAGGAGCACGGTCATCGTGCGGGAGGTTTCGGTGGCGGTTTCGGCAAGTTCGAGTTGATCGCGCACCATGAAGTCGGGTTCGCGACCCGAGCGCCGCTGGGTGAGCAGGGACTCGACTTCGGCTTTTACCGAAGGGATCAATTCGGGCGAAAGCGCCTGGATGGTGATGCTGCTCAGATTGGTGCGGGGACGGCTCAGGCGTCGCATGACCGTGGTGTAAGGCAGCACGACGGCGTCGTCCTGATCGGAGCCGAAATAGTTGTAACCCTTCTTGGACAGCACACCGAGAATCTTCACCGGCACGGAGCCAATGCGCAGGGTTTGGCCGACGGGGTCTTCGCCTCCGAAAAGCTGATCGACTACGGTTTGGCCGACGACACAGACCTTGGCGGAGTTGCGCACATCCTGCGCGGTGAACATGTCACCCGAGACCAAGGGCCAGACCCGGATCTGCAAAAACTCGGGGTCCTCGCCCTGAATCGACGGCCGCCAGTTTTGACCGTTGGCTTGAACCTGTTCGCGACTGCGCACGCTGCGACTGACGGCGACGATGCCGGGGACT is from Synoicihabitans lomoniglobus and encodes:
- a CDS encoding VOC family protein; its protein translation is MKLLTFFCSLMVVTGAFAAEETARSSDLPADALVPQRNMLHIGIVVKDMDATLAHWTKFLGLAEKPATIVATGHHANPTVFRGKPSAAKVRLAFIQLENIQVELLSPLDDEPNHWQEFLDTKGEGVHHMAFAVKGLGEAYVDAYDAAGLPIIMSGGWDGGEYGYADTHDALGATVELLERYGEP
- a CDS encoding dienelactone hydrolase family protein, which produces MKRVPCRLFRPIGLSRPQLLLLCALVSGLRISAQNVDIYEDVSVPGLPGRLYVPPEAMSGGSPRPLIVALHGGGAIGTDNRSNVVDFWNLLAVAQKRGAFLYAPQATATWRSAESHARVLAQVQVIMANREVDADRVYLTGFSMGGGGVWNLLVAQAETFAAAVPICGVTPATGFTPAAMRGVPLWVFHARDDPVVSVGTSRAVVNSILVEHGQVVPSYPTARTGDFEIVETASNLRYTEWASGGHGIWNAVYAHAALAEWMFAQSQSGDVTVARGPRIVRHPVSVVATVGDDVTFTIEAQARSGPLAVTWWREDAIVPGEHDLELNLQQLNQTQAGVYRARLSDDTGEVWTWPAELKFGDTEPGAILNVSMRGTLAETAPKLTAGFVIGGSAPGRVLVRAVGPGLVEHGVADVVEDPELAVFWHRDGGAEQFAINDDWSAEPLVTASLVSAMAQVGAFPLTPGSRDAALVVDLPAGVFSVQARGRTADAGDVLIEIYELR
- a CDS encoding NADPH-dependent FMN reductase, encoding MGLLIISASLNPGSKSRLLAQAALSALQTDNIEVEFLDLRDSPLPLCDGGAAYGDPNVALVSAKISAADGVIIASPIYNYDVNAVLKNLIELTGKAAWENKTVAFLNAAGGASSYMSIMALANSLMLDFRCVIVPRFVYAVPGDFAAGAIGNPQIVERIAACAHATAELVRQRSS
- a CDS encoding cytochrome d ubiquinol oxidase subunit II — encoded protein: MVDLLIVIIGACLLLYITLGGSDFGAGILELLPAGELRDAQKRAVNAAMGPVWEANHMWLILVVVILFMGFPPLFTTLMVSLHVPMLALLGGIVVRGCAFTFRHYDAVQSPRSQRVYTWLFGLSSLWTSWWLGTIAASLHRGIIDPEARSVWSAYFAPWWGWYPMAVAGFVTCIFVFLASVFLIGETEDPALRRRFTRAAIRANIAVVLAGGAVFLSSFYERENLFNAVTQTPAIWVLVAAATGLLVLLWNFVNRRRTLLVRTMAAGQVALILGGWYLLYVPRAVTTVTGPVRFHDVAAPPATLTQLLIALVVGSGLIFPALYYLLRVFKLSPPSD
- a CDS encoding cytochrome ubiquinol oxidase subunit I, with product MDNLEAARATMAFSLGFHIIFAAIGMTMPFLMSTAHYLHLRTGDPVYLALTKTWMKGVAILFAVGAVSGTVLSFELGLLWPGFMEHAGAIIGMPFSWEGTAFFIEAIAIGLFLYGWKRMNRWAHWATGLMVGISGFISGIFVVAANAWMNSPAGFDWVNGEAVNIDPVAAMFNRAWLHQSLHMQLAAVQAVGFAVGGIHASLLLRGRAPDLNRKAFTIAMAFGATAAILQPFAGHLAAHQVAHFQPAKLAAMEAHFETSRRVPLYIGGIPDVEAQRVDYGIPVPGLLSLLAHNDIDAEVIGLDQFPREDWPPVVIVHIAFQVMVGIGMLMAGLGLLYFWYRRRQRYPRWFLRTLVGCIPLGVIAIEAGWVVTEVGRQPWIIYEVMRTADAVTPVPGMVWHFALFLVMYLTLAAATVWLLRRQMQTLQSSAAEHHG
- a CDS encoding ABC transporter permease, translated to MRIAATSVIAMRALRRNTMRSVLTALGIIIGVGAVIAMVSIGNGAKSQVEAQIASLGQNIVTVFPGSVTTGGVRGGFGGASTLSAEDADSIADEVPGIVAVSRSVRSREQVQANGQNWRPSIQGEDPEFLQIRVWPLVSGDMFTAQDVRNSAKVCVVGQTVVDQLFGGEDPVGQTLRIGSVPVKILGVLSKKGYNYFGSDQDDAVVLPYTTVMRRLSRPRTNLSSITIQALSPELIPSVKAEVESLLTQRRSGREPDFMVRDQLELAETATETSRTMTVLLGAIAGVSLLVGGIGIMNIMLVSVTERTREIGIRLAVGAHSTDVLAQFLFEAVFLSVLGGALGVSLGVGASQIVADTLKWPVLISVPAIVIALSVSAAIGIFFGFYPARKAAMLDPIDALRYE